From Slackia heliotrinireducens DSM 20476:
GCACCCTGGATGCTCGCCGTATTCAGTCTCGAAAGCAGGACGTTCGGTCACAGTTGAACCTAGGTTGAAATCGCTATAGCTATCATTCAAGACTAGGTTTCTAGGCAACTTGGGCATACGTGTGCCTTGCGCACGGCCGAACGTTGGAAGGGGCCGAAAGAAGGTAATGGCCGGACGGGACGGGATCCGTCTGGTGAAGGAAGTCTTGAAGGGGACGTAACCGTAGGAGAGTGGTAGGCTCATGTTGGAAAAGTCATTCGTCCACATAAGTCGAGACACGCGGCAGTTGGCAAGCAAAGCGCTTGCTATCTTGCTGACCATCTCGCTTAGCATGATGACATGGAATGCAGCGTCTATTAGCACGGCGTTCGCAGGTGAGAATGACGAAAGTCTCACCGTGACGGACGACACGTTGCTCGTCGATGGCGACGACACGCAATCCGATGGGGAGGAGGTAACCACCACACCGGAGAGCGAACCTCCAGCTGAGTCTGAGTCCGCGGCAGATCCCGAGTCCGCGGCCGAAGAGCCGGAAGCATCTGAGCCCGAAGCTCCCGCGGTTGACGAAGATGCTGAAGCTGACAGCGAGGCCGCCCAGCCTGAAGCTGCCGCCGACGAAGAGGCCGAGGAAACCGCCGGAACACTTAATGATAGTTATGACGGCGTTGCGGTCACGGTCAGCGATCCCAACGGGACGCTGCCAGCAGACACCGAGCTTGTGCTTGGTCCGAGCAGCGTGACCAAGGAAGACGCGCAAGCTGCTTTCGAGGATGAGATCGTCGACTTCAAGGCAGTCGACATTTCGTTCGTTGATAAGGACGGCAAGCCCGTTAAGCCCGCAGAAAACGTGAAGGTTACGCTGTCCGGTGCAACCGTCGCCAGTGGCCAGACCCTGCACGTGCTGCATGGTACTGAACCCATCAGCGCCACGATCGACGGCGGCAGCGCCACGTTCGAAACCAAAGACTTCTCTCCCTACGCACTTGTTGTGACTTCCCCCGTTAACGATAAGGCAAAGCTGGCCGCCACCCGCGACGCGAAGGCCGGCGAAGATGAAGCGACTGAAGAAGGCGGCGAAGAGGCTGCACCCGAGACTTGGACGGTGACGTTCTACGACAGGAACGCCAACGTGGTTAATGCCATCGAGGTCGTGAAGGGCGAGGCGATCGGCGACCTGCCCGATGTTCCTTACTACGAAGACAACACTGGCGTGTGGTACGTTGGCTCTTATGACAATTACGGCACCCCCACATATGGAGAAGGTCCGATCAGCTCCACTTACATTCCTACTGAGAATACGTCTATTATTCCCAAGTACGAGCTGATTAACTACACTGTCACCTTCTATACGGATGAAACCAAATCCAAAGTCGTAGATACCAGGACGGTCAACGCCGACTCTAATTACGGCGTGAATGACATGCCTACTGTCCCCACAAAGACCGGCTACAGCAGTAAGTGGGTCTACAGCGGTGGCGACTTCGACAACACCGTAGCTGTTTCTGGTGACACCGACGTCTGGGCTGACTACACCCAGAACACCTTCACCGTCACCTATATGGTCGAGAGTGAGCCCTATCAGACCGATACCTATTACTACGGTGACGTCATCACCTCCGAAGACCTTCCTTCGGATCCCGCAATCGAAGGCAAGCAGTTCATTGGCTGGCGCCTCAACGATGCTGAGTTTACCGGCGGCGAGGTCAAGTCCAATTTGACGGTGACTGCTGAGTTTGAGAGTGAATACAAGGTGTCCTTCACTGTTGAAGACACCGGCGAGGTTCTTTCCCAGTACTACCGCAACGACGGCGAAGCTATCGGTACTATGCCGCAGAATCCGTTCGTTGCTGGCAAAGTATTCGAGAAGTGGGTTGATTCGGAGACTGGCGAAGAGGTTACTGCAGCCACCGTCGTCAACGGCGATATGACCGTTGTCGCGCAGTTCCGTACCATTGACATCTATAACATCAAGGCTGAGTACTACTACCTGAACGACCGTGGTGAAGAGGTCATCTTCAACACCGACCTTATTCAGACCGACAAGCTTCCGTATACCATCACGGCTCCGGCATCTACACAGACTGACAGCACCGAGGTTTCAGGTGGCCCGGTTTACTATGCGACCAACCAGGTCGTTGAAGTCGCTGCAGATGACTTTGACGGCGATACCGCCACTGTGCGCATCGAGTATGTCGAGCACACCGCCGAGTACGACTTCGTGTACATGCTCAAGAACCTTGATGGCAACGGCTATACCGAGATTGATAGGACCGAGGACGTCAAGGGCGTTCTTCACTCTACGGTGACCCCGACTGTCAAGAGCTACGATTATGCGGCATTCGAGAGTGCCGAAACCGCGGAGATTACCCAGGCCACTGGCCAGGAAGTGCATGTCTACTACACCCGCAAGAACTTCCCGGTGTCTTACGACTCTACTGGCGGTAGCTACGTTGCTGGCGCGACTGTTCCATATGGCACCGAGTACACCGTCTCTTCGGCTGATCCCACTCGCGACGGCTACACCTTCGAAGGCTGGTACTTGGACGAAGCCTGCACTAAGGCTGCGGGTTCTACGGTAACCGTGAACGGCGAGACCACGCTCTATGCCAACTGGGAGGGCGACGAGGTCGATTACACAATCGTGTACATGTTCGAAAAGTACAACGACACGGGTACCCAGTCCTCTTACGTGTATGACAACTCAAGGACGGGCACCGGAACTGTTGGTACAACGGTTCAGGCGTCTTCTGCTCCGTCTGTTACTCGTACTGGTTGGGAGGTCGACACTACAAAGAATGCCTCTTCCAGCGTGGTCATCGCTGCTGACGGCAGCTCGGTCTTGTACGTGTACTACAAGCTGACCGAGTACACGATGACGTTTGACAGGAACCACCAGAGCAGGGTGAGCGACTACATCATCAGGCCCAATGGCACGACGACCACCAACACCTACAGCTTTAATGTGAAGCTCGGCCAGGACATCTCGAGCCTCTGGCCCTCTGCCGGGAGCAACTATTACTCGTTCATGGGCTGGCAGAAGAACGGCCAGGGCACGAGGTACGTCACCAAGCAGCTCATCATGAACACGGACCTGCTGCCGTCGAGTGGCAAAACGCAGAACTGGAAGGCAAGTTGGGGAAACGCGTATACGTTCACCGTCAACTACTACCTCCAGAACGCGGACGATGACGGCTACACCCGCTCCGAGACGTACAGCCAGACCTACAACGCGGACTCCTACGGCATCACGCCTAAGGTCATCAGCGGCTACACCTTCGACCACGGCAACAACGAAGACTATACATTCACGTACAACCTCTACTACAACCGCAACACGTACACCATCGACTACTACTACGGCTCCACCAGACTCGACACCATCAGCAACGTGAAGTTCGACGCCAACATCAACAAGGCGCCCTACATTTGGACCCCCACGGCAGAGCAGTGCGGCGTGGACTCCGACTACACCTTCGCTGGCTGGTACGCCGACTCTGGTCTCACCACGCCGTACAACTTCTCGACCATGCCCGCGTCCAACCTGGTGCTTTATGCCAAGTGGACTCCGCCCACCTTCGACGTCACGTTTGTTGATGGCGAGGACGCCTCAACGGTCTACAGCACTGTCGAGGACGTTGCAAAGTACAGCATGGTTTCCGCTCCCTCCGAGACTCCGTCCAAGGACGGCTATGTCTTCGACGGTTGGTATACGACCGCAGATGGTAGTGAGCTCTTCCAGTGGACGACGCAAATCACCGAAAACACGACCATCTATGCGCACTGGACGCCAAAGACGCTGTCCTACACCGTCAAGTATGTGGATCAGGCTGGAAACGACGTTGCCTCTCCGAAGACCATCACCAACCCGACCTTTACTGTTGGTCAGGAGATTACTGAGCAGGCGGTTGCCGTTGCAGGTTTCCGCCCGCAGGACAACAGCATGACTCTGAGCCTTTCGGGCAACGACACTGACAACGTCATCACCTTCGTATACATTCCGAAGTCGGAGACGACCAGCTATAAGGTTCGTTACGTCATCGCTGACGGTGAGACTGGCGCCGGTACTGCAGTTGCAGCCGAGAAGAACCTTACGGGTGTCCCGGGTGACACCACGTCTGTCATCGAGCTGGCTGCAGCGGTCGACTATGACGCGCTGTATGAGGCAGTACCCGAGCTGAACGGCGTGGAGTTCTTCCCCGACGCGGTCGAGAAGGAGCTCGTTCTGGCCGCTGACGAGGCTCAGAACGTTCTTACGTTCTACTACTCCAGCTTCAAGAACGTTAAGGTCACCGTCAACTACGTTGACATGAACGGCGACCCGATTCCTGGCATGGATTCGCACACCGAGGTTCTGAAGGTCGGCAAGACCTTCACGCTCGCCCGCACGCCCATTGCTGGCTGGGAGCTCTATGCCGCCGTTGAGGGAAGCGGCACTACTGGCACTGCTGCCGGCAGCAGCTACAAGATCACTGACGAAGTTGCTGCTGGCGACGGCCTGACCTTCACGCTGGTCTACCAGAAGAAGGCCACCATCACCGTGAACAGCCAGAGCAGGACATACAACGGTGAGGTGCTGACGCTTCCTGCAGCCCTGAACGACCAGGTGACCGTCGAGGGTCTGCTCGACAGCGACACGCTGACCGCCCTTGAGTACACGTACACTAACGCCGACGCCGAGAACGGTCGTCGCAACGCCGGCACCGCCACGGTGACGCCGAAGAACGCCACCATCATTGGCAAGGGTGCAACCAACTCGAACTACTACAAGGTTCGCTACATCAGCGGCACCCTCGAGGTGACCAAGATCAACGTTACCGTCCGTATCGAGCCTGACCGCTGGACTGGCGCGAAGTACAACGGCACTGAGTACAAGGCTGGTTTCACTAACAGCAACAAGCGTGTCGAAGACTATATCCTCATAAGCGACGACGGCTATGCGAACGCGCATCGTAATGATATCTGGAACACTATCAAGGGTCTCGAGGGCGTTAACGAGGGCGGCGCTGGCCTCGGCTATTACGGCATCGCCAAGACTGACGCTGGCGACTACACCTACAATATTGGATTCACCGACGCCATGCTGCCTGAGGACAACAACTACAGCGTGAACCTGTTTGTCCGCTCGGGCCGCCTGCAGATCCTGCCTGCCGAGCTGACGGTTACCACGGGTTCTGCTGAGAAGGCCTACGACGGAACTGCGCTAACCAAAGACGAGGCGAGTCTTCGCGGCCTGGTTGCTGCTGACGAGGGCAAGGCTACCGTCGCCGCTACAGGCACCATCACCGATCCTGGTTCTGCGCCCAACAGCTACACCATCACGTGGGGCGATGTTAATCCTAGCAACTACACCATTAAGGAAAACCTCGGTACCCTTACGGTTACGGAGGCAACCCTGAACGTCACTGTTGCCGACAAGACCGTCACCTACAACGGCGAGGAGCAGAATGGCTATGCCCAGACCGATTCCTCGGAGTATACGGTTACCGGTCTTGCAAATGGCCATACTTTGAACATCGAATACACGCCCGCCAAGGGTACGGATGCGGGCACGTATGAGAACGGGTCGTTTGCGGAGACGTTTACCGTCACTGATGCTGATGACAAGGATGTCACTGAGTACTACACGCTCGGCATTCTGACGCCTGGCAAGCTGACGATTGAGAAGCTGCCTGTTGTCGTTACTATCGTGGGCGAGCACGAAACCAGCGTTTACGATGGCATTACGCACGGTGTTTCCGGATTTACTGCCGAGGCCGATAATTCGCTTTCCCTACAGTCAACCAACGTAGGCGTGACCGCGCTTGCGCGAGCTGCGGAAAGTGGCGTCGGCCATGAACAAATGGCGGAGCACCCTTTCCACTTTGGGCCATTTCTCCTCGGCCCGCTTGACCCTGAACAGGTACGCGTACCAGTTCAGATATGACTGCAGGTTCTTGACGTCCATGCCGACGTAGCCGTGCAGGTAGCGCCTGATCCAGGAGCACAGGTTGTTCACCATCGCCATCTTCTCGAGGTACTCCGGGTCCTTCGTGTCGGCCTTGTAGGGCCGGTCGACGCCCTTCACGGCCTTCACCAGCGACTTGTGGGACTTCTCCATGTCGTGGAAGATCTCGGAGCCCTCGGCGATGCTGGCCTGCAGCGCGTCCTTGATGCGCCTGGCCGAGGGCTTGCCGTGGCCGCAGCGCACGGCGACCACGTTCTTGTGGACGTCGATCGCGACCGCTATGCAGACCTTGTCCTTGCTCAGGCCCCTCTTCGGCCTCCAGCCCGGGCCTCCCTTCAGGTCGGAGTCCGTGACGTACATCTCGTCTATCCAGACCTTGTCCCGCAGGACGATGCGGTCCTGGTAGCCGTCTATCGTGCTCATGACCCGGTGGCGCCACTCCCAGGCCGTCTGGTGCGACATCCCGCAGAGCTCCGCCGCAGCGTCGAGCTGCACGTTGTAGCACATGAGGCGGATGAAGAGGACCCATGCGGACAGGGGCTTCTTCGAGGATTCGAATATCGTGCCGGCCAACGACGTGTACTTGCGACCGCAGTCGCGGCATTCCCAGAACCTGCGGCCGGCACCCGTGCGGCCTCGGCCGACGGTCTCGCCGGAACCGCATCTCGGGCACGGGGGCCGGGGCCTCCACTCGTCGGCAGCCTCGTCGTAATCTCCGACGCCGACGGACTCGCGGCACCTTCTCGTCTCGACGGCCTCTTGCAAGAGCGCGAAATCGCCCTCATCGAGGGCGTTGACCCGCTTCGCGAACGGGTTCGTACGGGTGGACATGGCGGTATCCCATCCGCCCAGGCGCCCATCCGATCGGGATCGTCGCCAAACAATGGACCGGATGGGCACCTGGGCTGATCATTGTTTGGCTCCGCCATTATAGCCTTTTGCACAGCACGGCGGCCGACTGCTCGGGAGTGCCTAGCATGCCTACGTTGGTTGACTGTAGGATTCGCTTTATATAGTTGAGGGTGATGGTCGTTATTTCGACACACGGGACACTCAGTCCATGGCAAGCCAAAAGGATGTTGGAACCAACACCATGGGCTTGACTGACGAAAACTTCGTCAACAACAACAATAACTTCAACGTTACCTTTGTAGTCACTGACGGCTATATAACCATCACTCCGGCCCCCGTCACCATCACTACCGGTTCCGCCAGCAAGGCTTACGACGGCACGCCTCTTACCAGTTCTGAGGCGAGCATCGCTGGTCTGGCTAGGAACGAGACGGTGACCCTAACGACGACCGGCTCCCAGACGCCGGTTGGGTATTCCAGCAACACCTATAGCATTACGTGGGACAACGCCAAGGCTACCAACTACATCGTCACCGAGAATCTCGGCACGCTGACCGTGACCAAGAGCGACGTAAAGGTTGTTCTCACGGCCCCGAGCGATTCCAAGACCTACGACGGCACCGCGTTGACCTGCGACGGCACCGGCGAGAAGAAGGTCACGGCCACCGGCCTGCCCGAGGGCTTCACGGTTGAGGCAACCGCGACCGGCTCCCAGATCAATGCCGGCGAATCTGCTAACGTCGTGAACGATGGCTATGTCATCAAGGACGCTCAGGGTGAAGATGTTACCGACAACTTCACCAACGTGGAGAGGGTCGACGGCAAGCTGACCGTCAACAAGGCCCCCGTGACCATCACGACAGGCTCCGACTCCAAGGCCTACGACGGCACCGCCCTGACCAAGGACGAGGCGTCGATCAATGGTCTTGTGAACGACGAGACTGCGACTGTCACCGCTACGGGTACCATCACCGAGGTTGGCAGCACGTCCAACACGTACAGCATCGACTGGGGCACCACGAACAAGGACAATTACACCGTAACCGAAAGCCTTGGTACGCTGACGATTACCGAGAACTCCGATGAAGTGACCTTGACCGCAGCGAGCGACACCAAGGTTTACGACGGTGCCGCTTTGGCTAACGCGACCGTCACCGCCTCCGGTCTGCCCGAGGGCTTCACTTGCGAGGCCACTGCTTCTGGCAGCCAGACTGTTGCTGGCAGCAGCTCCAATGTTGTGAACGACGGTTACGTCATCAAGAACGCAGCGGGCGAGGACAAGACTGCTAACTTCACCAACGTGAAGAAGGTCAACGGTACCCTGACCGTTACCGAGAAGGGTCTCACCATCACGGCCGGCTCTGACACCAAGGTGTACGACGGCACCGCGCTGACCAAGGACAGCTACACCAGCACCGACCTTGCGACCGGCGACAGCATCTCGTCCGTCACCGTGACCGGCTCGCAGACCGTGGTCGGCAGCTCCGACAACGTCCCGAGCGCGGCCAAGATCGTCAACGCGAACGACGAGGACGTGACCGCGTCCTACAACATCACGTACGCCAACGGCACCCTCGAGGTCACCAAGAAGACAGTCACCATCACGGCCGACTCCGACACCAAGGTGTACGACGGCACGGCCCTGACGAAGGACTCTTACACC
This genomic window contains:
- a CDS encoding IS1595 family transposase; this encodes MSTRTNPFAKRVNALDEGDFALLQEAVETRRCRESVGVGDYDEAADEWRPRPPCPRCGSGETVGRGRTGAGRRFWECRDCGRKYTSLAGTIFESSKKPLSAWVLFIRLMCYNVQLDAAAELCGMSHQTAWEWRHRVMSTIDGYQDRIVLRDKVWIDEMYVTDSDLKGGPGWRPKRGLSKDKVCIAVAIDVHKNVVAVRCGHGKPSARRIKDALQASIAEGSEIFHDMEKSHKSLVKAVKGVDRPYKADTKDPEYLEKMAMVNNLCSWIRRYLHGYVGMDVKNLQSYLNWYAYLFRVKRAEEKWPKVERVLRHLFMADATFRSSRKRGHAYVG